The Planococcus donghaensis genome contains a region encoding:
- a CDS encoding competence protein ComK has translation MKNYDENLLDRSVLFIESYFEKDKKSQITTKNGVFYSRHSVLALIDKTCMMFASTYEGRVKATRHNLKQHKKTTLLISEDGLAAYPTKSPDHPDCVWIFNHHYRLETIAPNRTRILFDEFNVSTEVNVSVGILQKQRSRMYEMIYYYSNVREKNKS, from the coding sequence GTGAAGAATTATGATGAAAATTTACTTGATCGATCGGTACTGTTTATAGAAAGCTATTTTGAAAAAGATAAAAAATCTCAAATCACGACAAAAAATGGCGTGTTTTATTCACGTCATTCTGTTTTGGCTTTAATCGATAAAACGTGTATGATGTTTGCCTCTACATACGAAGGCCGCGTAAAAGCAACACGCCATAACCTCAAACAACATAAAAAAACAACACTGCTCATCTCAGAAGATGGACTGGCTGCCTATCCCACTAAGTCTCCAGATCATCCAGACTGCGTATGGATTTTCAATCATCATTACCGCCTCGAAACTATCGCTCCAAACCGGACCCGTATCTTGTTTGATGAGTTCAACGTCTCGACAGAAGTTAATGTCTCCGTTGGCATCCTACAAAAACAGCGAAGCCGTATGTACGAAATGATTTATTATTATTCCAACGTGCGTGAAAAAAATAAATCTTAA
- a CDS encoding GyrI-like domain-containing protein, which produces MLKKYITEPFVEERTEQPYVGISILAGLSEWEEVNGLVGELFEWLKMQGTKPAGAPFFRYWCMGDFEGKYKMEVGVPVKRMVAGDRRVVVGYIPGGSYVTAMHKGHPENLDKSLAALEQWAVQEGLEIDKRWEGDAEIWNGRFEFYVSDFEAEEDLNNWAIEIAFLLLGDDAA; this is translated from the coding sequence ATGCTAAAGAAATACATTACGGAGCCATTTGTTGAAGAACGGACAGAGCAACCTTATGTAGGAATTTCTATTCTAGCAGGCCTATCAGAATGGGAAGAGGTCAATGGACTTGTAGGGGAATTGTTTGAATGGTTGAAAATGCAAGGTACCAAACCAGCAGGTGCACCATTTTTTCGCTATTGGTGTATGGGGGATTTTGAAGGGAAGTACAAAATGGAAGTCGGTGTACCGGTCAAGCGCATGGTTGCGGGAGATCGACGGGTAGTTGTCGGGTATATACCGGGAGGCTCTTATGTAACCGCAATGCACAAAGGTCATCCTGAGAATTTGGATAAATCACTTGCGGCCTTAGAGCAATGGGCGGTGCAGGAAGGACTAGAGATCGACAAACGTTGGGAAGGGGATGCAGAAATTTGGAACGGCCGTTTTGAATTTTATGTAAGCGACTTTGAGGCAGAAGAAGATTTAAACAACTGGGCTATTGAAATTGCATTTTTATTATTAGGTGATGACGCGGCATAA